A section of the Telopea speciosissima isolate NSW1024214 ecotype Mountain lineage chromosome 3, Tspe_v1, whole genome shotgun sequence genome encodes:
- the LOC122653625 gene encoding SNF1-related protein kinase regulatory subunit beta-3-like, which translates to MDNSYGEDQDEVSVVGFEVPRSPDSSYNNPYPGNEDEARDPPLVPPHLQHPLLSFPAGRDTSGSLPSPQNVILNHLCIENRETQQSVVALGVTHRFRAKFVTVVLFKPIQRTGGTST; encoded by the exons ATGGATAATTCGTATGGTGAAGACCAA GATGAGGTAAGCGTGGTGGGATTTGAAGTTCCCAGGTCACCTGATTCAAGCTACAACAACCCGTACCCGGGCAATGAAGATGAGGCAAGGGACCCACCTCTAGTTCCTCCTCACTTGCAACACCCATTGCTGAGCTTTCCAGCAGGAAGAGATACCTCTGGCTCTCTTCCTTCGCCGCAGAATGTGATTCTCAACCATCTCTGCATTGAGAATAGGGAGACCCAACAATCAGTGGTGGCACTCGGGGTCACACATCGCTTCCGCGCAAAATTTGTTACAGTTGTGCTTTTCAAACCAATTCAAAGGACGGGGGGAACAAGCACTTGA
- the LOC122654367 gene encoding cell division control protein 48 homolog D-like, whose product MTNRAESSDSKGTKRDFSTAILERKKAANRLVVDEAINDDNSVVTLNPETMEKLQLFRGDTILIKGKKRRDTICIALADDSCDEPKIKMNKVVRSNLRVRLGDVISVHQCPDVKYGKRVHILPVDDTIEGVTGNIFDAYLKPYFLEAYRPVRKGDLFLVRGGMRSIEFKVIETDPSEYCVVAPDTEIFCEGEPVRREDEDRLDEVGYDDVGGVRKQMAQIRELVELPLRHPQLFKSIGVKPPKGILLYGPPGSGKTLIARAVANETGAFFFCINGPEIMSKLAGESESNLRKAFEEAEKNAPSIIFIDELDSIAPKREKTHGEVERRIVSQLLTLMDGLKSRAHIIVIGATNRPNSIDPALRRFGRFDREIDIGVPDEVGRLEVLRIHTKNMKLAEDVDLERIAKDTHGYVGADLAALCTEAALQCIREKMDVIDLEDESIDAEILNSMAVTNEHFKTALGTSNPSALRETVVEVPNVSWNDIGGLENVKRELQETVQYPVEHPEKFEKFGMSPSKGVLFYGPPGCGKTLLAKAIANECQANFISVKGPELLTMWFGESEANVREIFDKARQSAPCVLFFDELDSIATQRGSSVGDAGGAADRVLNQLLTEMDGMNAKKTVFIIGATNRPDIIDPALLRPGRLDQLIYIPLPDEDSRYNIFKANLRKSPVSKDVDLRALAKYTQGFSGADITEICQRACKYAIRENIEKDIERERRRSDNPEAMEEDVEDEVAEITPAHFEEAMKYARRSVSDADIRKYQAFAQTLQQSRGFGSEFRFADSGSAATGAADPFAASTGAAEEDDLYG is encoded by the exons ATGACTAACCGAGCTGAATCGTCTGACTC GAAGGGAACGAAGAGGGATTTCAGTACTGCAATTCTTGAACGGAAGAAAGCTGCCAATCGTCTTGTCGTCGACGAGGCGATCAATGACGACAATTCGGTGGTAACATTGAATCCAGAAACGATGGAGAAGCTGCAGCTTTTCCGTGGTGATACCATCTTGATTAAG GGCAAGAAAAGGAGGGATACTATCTGCATTGCCCTTGCTGATGATTCATGTGATGAACCGAAGATCAAGATGAATAAAGTTGTCAGATCAAATCTGAGGGTTAGGCTTGGTGATGTTATTTCTGTTCACCAATGCCCAGATGTCAAATATGGAAAGCGTGTCCACATACTGCCTGTGGATGATACAATTGAAGGCGTCACTGGGAATATATTTGATGCCTATTTGAAAC CATATTTCTTGGAAGCATATCGTCCTGTTAGGAAAGGGGATCTCTTCCTTGTTAGAGGTGGAATGAGGAGCATTGAGTTTAAGGTCATTGAGACTGACCCATCCGAGTACTGTGTTGTTGCTCCTGACACTGAGATATTTTGTGAGGGGGAGCCAGTTAGAAGGGAGGATGAAGACAGGTTGGATGAAGTGGGTTATGATGATGTCGGTGGTGTGAGGAAACAGATGGCTCAGATACGAGAACTTGTGGAACTTCCTCTAAGACATCCACAGCTGTTCAAATCTATTGGTGTGAAGCCCCCGAAAGGAATTTTGTTGTATGGTCCTCCAGGTTCTGGGAAGACTTTGATAGCCAGGGCTGTTGCCAATGAGACTGGTGCCTTCTTCTTCTGTATTAATGGTCCAGAAATTATGTCTAAATTAGCTGGAGAGAGTGAAAGCAATCTCAGGAAGGCATTTGAGGAAGCAGAGAAGAATGCACCATCTATCATCTTCATTGATGAACTTGATTCTATAGCACCTAAGCGAGAGAAGACACATGGAGAAGTTGAAAGGCGTATTGTTTCTCAGCTCCTGACGCTGATGGATGGTTTGAAATCTCGTGCCCATATTATTGTTATTGGGGCTACAAACCGGCCTAACAGCATTGACCCGGCTTTGAGAAGGTTTGGTAGGTTTGATAGGGAAATTGATATTGGTGTTCCAGATGAAGTTGGACGTCTTGAGGTTCTTCGCATTCATACAAAGAACATGAAATTAGCTGAAGAT GTTGACTTGGAGAGAATAGCAAAAGACACTCATGGGTACGTTGGCGCTGATCTTGCTGCTCTCTGTACTGAAGCTGCCCTTCAGTGCATCAGAGAAAAGATGGATGTCATCGACTTAGAAGATGAATCCATTGATGCTGAGATACTGAACTCTATGGCTGTCACAAATGAACACTTCAAAACTGCTCTTGGAACAAGCAATCCCTCTGCCCTTCGTGAGACT GTTGTTGAAGTGCCTAATGTCAGCTGGAATGACATTGGTGGGCTTGAAAATGTCAAGAGGGAGCTTCAAGAG ACTGTTCAATATCCTGTGGAGCACCCTGAAAAGTTCGAGAAGTTTGGTATGTCACCCTCAAAAGGAGTTCTTTTCTACGGTCCTCCTGGTTGTGGTAAAACTTTATTAGCCAAGGCGATTGCGAATGAATGCCAGGCTAATTTCATTAGTGTTAAGGGTCCTGAGTTGCTCACTATGTGGTTTGGGGAGAGTGAGGCCAACGTGCGAGAAATCTTTGACAAGGCCCGTCAATCTGCACCTTGTGTCCTTTTCTTTGATGAGCTTGATTCAATTGCTACACAG AGAGGGAGTAGTGTTGGAGATGCTGGTGGTGCAGCTGATAGGGTCCTGAACCAGCTCCTGACTGAAATGGATGGCATGAATGCTAAGAAGACGGTTTTCATTATTGGTGCCACCAACAGGCCTGACATAATTGACCCTGCTTTGCTGAGGCCAGGCCGTCTTGATCAGTTGATTTACATTCCTCTGCCAGATGAGGACTCCCGCTATAATATTTTTAAGGCCAACCTGAGGAAATCACCTGTTTCAAAGGATGTTGACCTGAGGGCTCTTGCAAAATATACTCAAGGCTTTAGTGGGGCTGATATTACAGAGATATGCCAACGTGCTTGCAAATATGCCATTCGAGAAAATATTGAGAAA GACATTGAAAGGGAGCGAAGGAGAAGTGACAATCCCGAGGCAATGGAGGAGGATGTTGAGGATGAAGTAGCTGAGATCACACCTGCACACTTCGAGGAAGCAATGAAGTATGCACGCAGGAGTGTGAGCGATGCTGATATCCGGAAGTACCAGGCATTTGCACAGACATTGCAGCAGTCAAGGGGGTTTGGAAGTGAGTTCAGATTTGCAGATTCTGGATCTGCAGCTACAGGAGCTGCTGACCCATTTGCGGCATCAACTGGTGCGGCCGAGGAAGATGATCTCTACGGTTAA
- the LOC122656890 gene encoding uncharacterized protein LOC122656890 produces MQAVRNFSSPFTLKTIEQRRKKFTASPALPETAASVVLAATVVGAAATILVRTTRGSKKTDNSVKTCEDCGGSGICAECKGEGFVLKKLSEESAEKARMAAKNMATRYTAGLPKKWSYCTKCSSARSCSTCGGSGQLSG; encoded by the exons ATGCAAGCTGTCCggaacttctcttctccatttacaCTGAAAACAATAGAACAACGAAGAAAGAAATTCACCGCATCTCCTGCACTACCAGAAACTGCTGCTTCTGTGGTACTTGCAGCCACAGTGGTGGGTGCAGCAGCAACCATCCTTGTAAGGACGACCAGAGGTTCCAAAAAGACTGAT AACTCTGTCAAAACTTGCGAAGATTGTGGTGGATCTGGTATCTGTGCAGAATGTAAGGGTGAAGGTTTTGTACTGAAAAAGCTGTCAGAAGAAAGTGCTGAGAAGGCAAGAATGGCTGCAAAGAATATGGCCACTCGATACACAGCTGG GCTTCCAAAGAAATGGAGTTACTGTACAAAGTGCTCGTCTGCTCGATCCTGCAGTACTTGTGGTGGCTCAGGGCAGTTAAGTGGATAA